One Brassica napus cultivar Da-Ae chromosome C4, Da-Ae, whole genome shotgun sequence genomic region harbors:
- the LOC106399125 gene encoding uncharacterized protein LOC106399125, whose amino-acid sequence MSHRKGLPPTHRYRSKKAWFDGHAEHGRKSRILSGHDISNNLKHFVNNFGNFREGRTKRKRTVSVEEDCDIEDVSSESEAEEEDEVDEEELSRWKKRSIFFQLPYWEELPVRHNLDVMHIERNVAKSIVSTLLHCGNSKDGLNTRKDLEHLGIRKDLHPRAKGKRTYLPAAPWSLSKSEKKVFCKRLSDFKGPDGYCSNISRGVSVEECKVSGLKSHDYHVLMQQLLPVAVRGLLPKGPRLAILRMCAFFNRLCQRVIDVEQISKMEAEVVETLCMFERFFPPSFFDIMVHLFILEGKLNYVVQHMKILKDYVRNTARPEGCIAESYLAEECMQFCNAFLKKTTNVEEKLDRNADYESQTILEGRPISAPKSINLSGMEKKTAHLAACIYNFYKTQMQDVDVMQHICGIKVDSETHGETLKWLAYGPCSTARSYTGYIVNGQRFHTHSVQRMSQNSGVFYEATAMCRASAKDTSQVVDLVSYYGRVTEIILLDYNVFYVPLFRCQWAVRGNGVKVEDGYTLVNLNQSQVSFNRDPYILASQAKQVFNSREDDTSCWYVVLRGPSRRYNETEEEDVNIDIGPLPSIIDMVVEIDEAHNARVDCEGIYV is encoded by the exons ATGTCTCATAGAAAGGGTCTCCCACCAACGCATAGATATAGGTCGAAGAAGGCTTGGTTTGATGGACACGCTGAACACGGGAGAAAGTCTAGGATACTATCTGGTCATGACATTTCCAATAACCTGAAGCACTTTGTTAACAACTTTGGGAATTTTAGAGAAGGTAGAACGAAGAGGAAAAGAACAGTGAGTGTTGAAGAAGACTGTGATATTGAGGACGTTTCCAGTGAATCTGaggcagaggaagaagatgaagttgatgaGGAGGAGTTGTCAAGATGGAAAAAAAGATCAATCTTCTTTCAACTTCCTTATTGGGAG GAACTACCCGTGAGGCATAATTTGGACGTAATGCACATTGAGCGAAATGTGGCAAAGAGCATTGTCTCAACGTTACTTCACTGTGGGAATTCGAAGGATGGTCTCAATACACGTAAGGATCTGGAACATCTTGGTATTAGAAAGGATCTGCACCCGAGGGCCAAAGGGAAAAGGACTTACCTACCAGCAGCACCTTGGTCTTTGTCGAAGAGTGAGAAGAAAGTATTCTGCAAGCGACTTTCTGATTTTAAAGGACCTGATGGATATTGTTCAAACATATCTAGGGGTGTTTCAGTAGAAGAGTGTAAGGTATCAGGTCTCAAATCACATGATTATCATGTGCTGATGCAACAGTTACTCCCGGTTGCAGTTAGAGGATTATTACCTAAAGGCCCGAGACTAGCAATATTACGGATGTGTGCATTCTTCAACCGGTTATGCCAGCGAGTAATAGATGTAGAGCAGATTTCAAAAATGGAAGCAGAAGTTGTGGAAACTCTCTGTATGTTTGAGAGATTTTTTCCTCCAAGCTTCTTCGACATAATGGTTCATTTGTTCATCTTGGAAGGGAAGCTAAACTATGTGGTCCA ACACATGAAGATCCTGAAAGACTATGTTAGAAACACTGCGAGGCCAGAGGGTTGTATTGCTGAGTCCTATCTTGCAGAAGAGTGCATGCAGTTCTGCAATGCGTTTCTTAAAAAGACAACCAATGTGGAGGAGAAATTAGATAGGAATGCTGACTATGAGAGCCAGACAATCCTAGAGGGACGTCCAATATCGGCACCAAAATCAATTAACCTCTCTGGAATGGAGAAGAAAACAGCCCACCTTGCT GCATGCATCTACAATTTCTACAAGACACAAATGCAAGATGTAGACGTGATGCAACATATTTGTGGA ATAAAAGTGGATTCTGAAACACATGGAGAGACTCTAAAATGGTTGGCATATGGTCCATGTAGTACTGCAAGGTCATATACAGGCTACATAGTGAACGGACAACGCTTTCACACACACTCAGTTCAGAGGATGAGCCAAAACAGTGGAGTATTTTATGAGGCTACTGCAATGTGTAGAGCGAGTGCAAAAGACACTTCACAAGTCGTCGATTTGGTATCATACTATGGGAGAGTTACAGAGATTATCTTGTTGGACTATAATGTCTTTTACGTCCCTCTATTCAGGTGTCAATGGGCAGTACGAGGAAACGGAGTTAAGGTGGAAGATGGGTACACACTTGTTAACTTGAATCAGTCTCAAGTTTCCTTTAATAGGGATCCATACATATTAGCTTCTCAGGCAAAACAAGTGTTTAACTCAAGGGAGGATGATACATCCTGCTGGTATGTTGTCCTAAGAGGTCCATCAAGAAGATACAatgaaacagaagaagaagatgtcaaCATAGATATTGGACCATTGCCATCAATCATTGATATGGTTGTTGAAATAGATGAAGCTCACAATGCCCGAGTTGATTGTGAAGGCATATATGTGTGA
- the LOC125586076 gene encoding uncharacterized protein LOC125586076: MLEKAWVHLSRVDPAYEKGAWDFVQAVSAGDGADKFIICPCTDCRNVDRHSAADIVDHLVRRGMDEVYKQRKDWYHHGEVYYVAEGEMKEKQWNEEIIGLYRAVENLDEELATERDFCEMAEGEDMKEDEFLAKIADAETPLYPSCANHSKLSAIVSLFRLKTKNGWSDKSFDDLLETLPEMLPEDNVLHTSLYEVKKFLKSFDMGYEKIHACVNDCCLFRKKLKKLDSCPKCKASRWKINQHTGEIKKGVPQKVLRYFPIIPRLKRMFRSEEMARNLRWHSTNQSSDGKLRHPVDSVTWKQMNDKYPTFAAEERNIRLGLSTDGFNPFNMQSSKYSCWPVLLVNYNLPPNLCMKKENIMLTLLIPGPQQPGNSIDVYLEPLIEDLNQLWSKGESTYDVVSNTAFTMKAMLLWTISDFPAYGNLAGCKVKGKMGCPVCGKTLIVCG; this comes from the exons ATGTTGGAGAAGGCGTGGGTTCATCTGTCAAG AGTTGATCCTGCTTATGAGAAGGGTGCATGGGACTTTGTCCAAGCTGTGTCTGCGGGTGATGGAGCTGATAAGTTCATTATCTGCCCTTGCACAGACTGTCGGAATGTAGATCGGCATTCAGCTGCAGATATAGTCGATCATCTGGTTAGAAGGGGAATGGATGAGGTGTACAAGCAGCGTAAGGactggtatcatcatggagaagtATACTATGTGGCTGAAGGCGAGATGAAAGAGAAGCAGTGGAATGAAGAGATTATTGGGTTGTACAGAGCTGTTGAAAATTTAGATGAAGAGTTAGCTACTGAACGTGACTTCTGTGAGATGGCAGAGGGAGAAGACATGAAAGAAGATGAGTTCTTGGCAAAGATTGCAGATGCTGAAACCCCATTATATCCAAGCTGCGCAAACCATAGCAAGTTATCAGCCATCGTGTCATTGTTTAGGCTGAAGACTAAGAATGGCTGGTCTGACAAGAGCTTCGATGATCTACTTGAGACGTTGCCGGAGATGTTACCAGAGGATAACGTGTTGCATACATCACTGTACGAAGTTAAGAAGTTCTTGAAGTCTTTTGATATGGGTTATGAGAAGATTCATGCGTGTGTTAATGATTGCTGCCTGTTCAGAAAGAAGTTGAAGAAGCTCGACAGTTGTCCTAAATGTAAGGCCTCAAGATGGAAGATTAACCAGCACACTGGTGAGATCAAGAAAGGTGTCCCACAGAAAGTATTAAGATACTTTCCAATAATCCCACGGCTAAAGAGGATGTTTAGGTCTGAAGAAATGGCCAGAAACCTAAGGTGGCATTCTACTAACCAGAGCAGCGATGGGAAACTAAGGCATCCCGTAGATTCTGTGACATGGAAACAGATGAATGACAAGTATCCCACATTTGCCGCTGAGGAAAGGAATATACGGCTGGGACTCTCTACGGATGGATTTAATCCTTTCAACATGCAGAGCAGTAAGTACAGTTGTTGGCCTGTGCTGTTAGTTAACTACAATTTGCCTCCTAACCTATgtatgaagaaggagaatatcATGCTAACACTGCTCATTCCTGGTCCACAACAGCCTggtaatagtattgatgtctaCTTAGAGCCATTAATAGAGGATTTAAATCAGTTGTGGAGCAAAGGAGAGTCAACATATGATGTTGTGAGTAACACTGCATTTACAATGAAGGCAATGCTGCTCTGGACTATTAGTGATTTCCCAGCCTATGGAAATCTAGCTGGATGCAAAGTGAAAGGAAAAATGGGTTGTCCTGTGTGCGGGAAAACACTGATAGTATGTGGCTGA